The Lacrimispora xylanolytica genome has a segment encoding these proteins:
- a CDS encoding extracellular solute-binding protein has product MMKKVWKKAMAMTLAGSMVLLAGCGSKTTGQTSGESGQTTAGAAQSGAEGGKANISIMVPQFYGTELKNDHSDEVIKQYEEHTNTQVEWRREANDTYKEKLGLVLMDKDNMPMIVTGSGDLTANVVDAAKKGAFWDLTEFLKDTESYPNLSKADPNVLKAVTVDGKVIALYRAREIGRYGFSYRTDWAEKVGITEPPKTAEDVYNMLYKFTYEDPDGNGKDDTYGLEMTKYVGPIDIMQTWFGTGNKWVEQDGKLVPVHQTKEYREALKWIKKIYDDGLIRKDWATVDSGTFGDACKKGEAGAFVDVMDGAKRIWNYYIQNDVKSVVDPTKTATMTLVGPVNDKTLATSGFNGFYLITKAGAKTEDDVKNCLHFLDKMCDDEMMVLADYGLEGVTYDKNEAGKVVMRNKLEVQQTPNVGLNSVIAYIPNLTPTSPTLEKQESTIAQEEAIAKNKKVAIYNPALGYLANSVVNAEVGTDIEQIIDDARTQYICGQIDDAGFDAAAKQWLDRGGDRLVKEINELYQQDTAK; this is encoded by the coding sequence ATGATGAAAAAGGTGTGGAAAAAAGCAATGGCAATGACTCTTGCCGGTTCCATGGTATTACTTGCGGGGTGTGGAAGCAAGACAACCGGACAGACTTCGGGAGAATCCGGACAGACAACTGCGGGGGCAGCGCAGTCCGGGGCAGAAGGCGGAAAGGCAAATATCTCCATTATGGTGCCTCAGTTTTACGGTACCGAGTTAAAGAATGACCATTCCGATGAGGTTATCAAGCAATACGAAGAGCATACCAATACCCAGGTGGAGTGGAGAAGAGAAGCCAATGATACCTACAAGGAGAAGCTTGGCCTCGTCCTTATGGATAAAGACAATATGCCTATGATTGTTACCGGCAGCGGTGATCTGACTGCCAATGTGGTAGATGCGGCAAAGAAAGGCGCTTTCTGGGATTTAACTGAATTTTTAAAGGATACAGAAAGCTATCCAAACCTTTCCAAAGCAGATCCCAATGTGTTAAAAGCTGTCACTGTAGATGGTAAGGTCATCGCTCTTTACCGTGCCAGAGAAATCGGACGCTACGGCTTTTCCTACCGTACCGACTGGGCGGAAAAGGTAGGCATTACAGAGCCGCCTAAGACGGCTGAAGATGTTTATAATATGCTTTACAAATTCACCTATGAAGATCCCGATGGCAATGGAAAAGACGATACCTATGGTCTTGAAATGACCAAGTATGTAGGTCCCATTGATATTATGCAGACCTGGTTCGGAACCGGAAACAAATGGGTAGAACAGGATGGAAAGCTGGTTCCTGTGCACCAGACAAAGGAGTACCGGGAAGCTTTAAAATGGATCAAAAAGATCTATGACGACGGCCTGATCCGTAAGGACTGGGCAACGGTAGACTCCGGCACCTTTGGAGATGCTTGTAAAAAAGGAGAAGCAGGGGCATTTGTTGATGTTATGGATGGTGCAAAGAGAATCTGGAATTACTACATTCAAAACGATGTAAAATCTGTAGTAGATCCTACAAAAACAGCTACCATGACCTTAGTTGGACCAGTCAATGATAAAACTCTTGCAACCAGTGGATTTAATGGCTTTTATCTGATCACAAAGGCTGGAGCGAAAACAGAAGATGATGTAAAGAACTGTCTTCACTTCTTAGACAAAATGTGTGACGATGAGATGATGGTTCTGGCTGATTACGGCCTGGAAGGCGTTACCTATGATAAAAATGAAGCTGGCAAAGTAGTGATGAGAAATAAACTGGAAGTACAGCAGACACCAAACGTAGGATTAAATTCCGTTATTGCTTATATTCCAAACTTAACTCCAACCAGTCCAACCCTGGAAAAACAGGAAAGCACAATTGCTCAGGAAGAAGCCATTGCAAAGAATAAAAAAGTTGCCATTTATAACCCGGCACTTGGATATCTGGCTAACTCCGTAGTCAATGCAGAAGTTGGAACTGACATCGAGCAGATCATTGACGATGCCAGAACCCAGTACATCTGCGGGCAGATTGACGATGCCGGTTTTGATGCTGCCGCAAAGCAGTGGTTAGACCGTGGCGGTGACAGACTGGTTAAAGAAATCAATGAATTATATCAGCAGGATACTGCGAAGTAG
- a CDS encoding carbohydrate ABC transporter permease, whose translation MAKTKALKIKRSPGDQLVQILIYLFVGAFALITLLPFVYIVAGSFATERELTERAFFLFPRTISLNAYQYIFKTGDAIKGLMNSAFVTFVGVIINMTLSATLAYPLSRPYFKGRRFFTNMVIITMLFTGGMVPMYMLVANVLHLKNTFWALWLPGAINPFNMIIIKNYFQGLPMELEEAARMDGCNDGQTFIKIILPLSKPVLASVALFYAVTHWNSYFNAMMYISDSNKEVIQIVLRRIIFLTSSVANDSGFDWGAFGMPPQKAVKMATTVVATIPILLIYPFVQKYFTQGVMVGSVKG comes from the coding sequence ATGGCTAAGACAAAAGCGTTAAAGATAAAAAGAAGTCCTGGAGATCAGCTGGTACAGATATTGATTTACCTCTTTGTAGGGGCATTTGCACTGATCACACTGCTTCCATTTGTATATATTGTGGCAGGCTCCTTTGCCACCGAGCGGGAGCTTACCGAGCGGGCATTCTTTCTGTTTCCCCGTACCATTTCCCTGAATGCGTATCAGTACATATTTAAGACAGGCGATGCAATAAAGGGTCTGATGAATTCTGCTTTTGTTACGTTTGTAGGAGTTATCATCAATATGACCTTATCCGCGACTCTTGCCTATCCGCTGTCAAGACCGTATTTTAAGGGAAGAAGATTTTTCACCAACATGGTAATCATCACCATGCTCTTTACAGGAGGTATGGTTCCTATGTATATGCTGGTGGCAAACGTGCTGCATTTAAAGAATACCTTCTGGGCACTGTGGCTTCCAGGGGCAATCAATCCCTTTAATATGATCATTATAAAGAACTACTTCCAGGGGCTTCCCATGGAGCTTGAAGAGGCCGCCAGAATGGATGGCTGCAACGACGGGCAGACGTTTATTAAAATCATTCTGCCTCTTTCAAAGCCTGTTCTTGCAAGTGTGGCTCTATTTTATGCAGTAACCCACTGGAATTCCTATTTCAATGCGATGATGTATATTTCCGACAGCAATAAGGAGGTCATTCAGATTGTATTAAGAAGAATCATTTTCCTCACTTCCAGTGTGGCAAATGACAGTGGTTTTGACTGGGGTGCCTTTGGTATGCCGCCTCAGAAAGCAGTAAAGATGGCAACCACCGTGGTTGCGACCATCCCCATTCTGCTGATTTACCCCTTCGTTCAGAAGTACTTTACACAGGGCGTTATGGTTGGCTCTGTAAAAGGATAA
- a CDS encoding ABC transporter permease: protein MSQNAMPVKTKPRAGTIKQTLQAHKWLYIMIIPGVIYMLVFSYLPMGGLIMAFQEFSPYNGDTMLGAFIHSPFAGLSVFQKFFTGPDFVRVLTNTLSISIANLIFYFPAPIILALLLNEIKNMMFRRVAQTMVYIPHFISMVIVAALTAQLFSTTDGLVYHWLVEIFGRNHAPDIMSNPKLFVSMIVGQSMWKETGYGTIIFLAALSGVDVQLYEAAEVDGANRWQKMWHITLPAIRSTIVIMLILRVGTILNTGYEQIFLMQNSMNRGVSDVFDTYIYTKGVVNGSYSLATAAGMFKSVVSMIMVLGANKLAKMFGESGFY from the coding sequence ATGAGTCAGAACGCAATGCCTGTAAAAACGAAGCCCAGGGCAGGGACCATAAAGCAAACGCTTCAAGCTCATAAGTGGCTTTACATTATGATAATTCCCGGAGTTATCTACATGCTTGTATTCAGTTATCTGCCCATGGGCGGACTGATCATGGCATTTCAGGAATTCAGTCCTTATAACGGAGACACAATGCTGGGGGCGTTTATTCACAGTCCTTTTGCAGGACTGTCTGTGTTTCAGAAGTTTTTCACTGGGCCTGATTTTGTCCGGGTTTTAACAAATACATTGTCAATCTCTATAGCGAACTTGATTTTTTATTTTCCGGCGCCTATTATTCTGGCGCTTCTGTTAAATGAAATCAAGAACATGATGTTTCGGAGAGTGGCACAGACCATGGTCTATATTCCACATTTTATTTCCATGGTAATTGTGGCAGCCTTGACCGCCCAGCTATTTAGCACCACCGATGGTCTGGTATACCATTGGCTGGTGGAAATATTTGGCAGGAACCATGCCCCTGATATCATGTCAAATCCCAAGCTCTTTGTATCCATGATCGTGGGTCAGAGCATGTGGAAGGAAACCGGCTATGGAACCATTATTTTCCTGGCGGCGCTGTCTGGCGTTGATGTTCAGCTTTATGAAGCAGCAGAGGTAGACGGGGCAAACCGGTGGCAGAAGATGTGGCATATTACGCTTCCAGCCATTCGTTCCACCATTGTCATTATGCTGATCCTGCGGGTTGGAACCATATTAAATACGGGATATGAGCAGATTTTCCTGATGCAAAATTCTATGAACCGGGGAGTGTCCGATGTGTTTGATACCTACATCTATACAAAGGGTGTTGTAAACGGCAGCTATTCCCTGGCAACGGCAGCAGGCATGTTTAAATCCGTGGTCAGTATGATCATGGTACTGGGGGCCAATAAGCTGGCGAAAATGTTTGGAGAATCAGGATTTTATTGA
- a CDS encoding helix-turn-helix domain-containing protein yields the protein MKNNVKYENRLFLQFLLLVTVPLIVMGIVSYYIYVKGENSKSGQALDSYCKSVANEYENVFSSIREYYLDSTGSTSVKWLVNQKEVPYSKYKELKQAQNMLQGNYFLSKYVSFYNFMNVKEGWVLNKYGMYPIKDLKNLSEVEAFLEEQKEIPLSLYWLNRMDTASPYEGTVKESGFVDTAGELLVVKEEYSSVGTVYVLTVRLDTERLENLSEPYRKLGYDVTVLSNGKVLMETNPALTKAYRASLEGGGVKSGTYASTGGKNFRLSVMESGGNGLTYITGVDTAKMNREGIPFVLASIAIIGIFGVILIVLRVAAIAFSKPVLMLQKFVDDQNAQIRELFLSNLLKGELSMEKIQETMKKYGMEAWSSYRLIAISCKFEEKNPPVTREERDEINREILMNLPEGVREAFFVSPVIHGHMALFIIGENDDLEVDNKTALVYKQIKDHVMEIYGYPVAFGISRTFHKLTHTGRAYEECSEALHSKNHDRNENGSSLVLYDDYSLMDPAGNVYDMIMEDELIHSVDSLNEEEAKRLLELIMGRMEMKGASGMERTFYITRLLTAVLDIPARASLSLTDLFGSDQYNVLTKASNVYGQKELVSFIMEEILNPVMTALSEARAAGSSDIVKEVTRMIKDKNGNISLNECADALSYHPNYISRVLKKEKGLSFTDMVNEEKLKIAKYMLLTSTDSIADISARLNYNNVQNFIRFFKNQVGTTPSAYRKEHKE from the coding sequence TTGAAGAATAATGTAAAATACGAGAACCGCTTGTTTTTGCAGTTTCTTTTGCTGGTGACGGTTCCTTTGATTGTTATGGGAATCGTATCTTACTATATTTATGTTAAGGGGGAGAACAGTAAGAGCGGACAGGCTCTTGATTCCTACTGCAAAAGTGTTGCAAACGAATATGAAAATGTATTTTCCTCCATTCGGGAATATTACTTAGACAGCACCGGCAGCACCTCGGTGAAATGGCTGGTGAACCAAAAGGAAGTACCTTATTCCAAGTATAAGGAATTAAAGCAGGCCCAAAACATGCTTCAGGGAAATTATTTTCTCTCTAAATATGTGAGCTTTTATAACTTCATGAATGTAAAGGAGGGCTGGGTCTTAAACAAATATGGGATGTATCCCATCAAGGATTTAAAAAACTTATCAGAGGTAGAAGCTTTTTTAGAAGAACAAAAGGAGATCCCTTTGTCCCTTTACTGGTTAAACCGGATGGATACTGCCAGCCCTTATGAGGGTACGGTAAAGGAATCGGGATTTGTGGACACGGCTGGTGAGCTTCTTGTTGTAAAGGAAGAGTACAGCAGTGTGGGAACGGTTTATGTACTGACGGTCCGCTTGGATACGGAACGGCTGGAAAACCTATCCGAGCCTTACCGAAAGCTTGGCTACGATGTGACTGTACTTAGCAATGGAAAAGTGCTGATGGAGACGAATCCGGCTCTTACTAAGGCGTATCGTGCCTCCTTAGAAGGAGGAGGGGTGAAAAGCGGAACCTATGCCTCTACAGGGGGGAAAAACTTTCGTCTAAGCGTCATGGAATCCGGAGGAAATGGTCTGACCTACATCACTGGTGTGGATACAGCGAAGATGAACCGGGAAGGAATCCCCTTTGTTCTGGCCTCCATTGCTATCATTGGTATTTTTGGAGTCATTCTTATTGTTTTAAGAGTTGCAGCCATCGCCTTTTCAAAGCCGGTCTTAATGCTTCAGAAGTTTGTAGATGACCAGAATGCGCAGATCCGGGAGCTTTTCTTATCCAATCTGTTAAAGGGTGAGTTAAGCATGGAAAAGATACAGGAGACCATGAAAAAGTATGGAATGGAAGCCTGGAGCTCTTACCGGCTGATCGCCATTTCCTGTAAGTTTGAAGAAAAAAACCCCCCGGTGACAAGGGAAGAAAGAGATGAGATCAACCGGGAGATCTTAATGAACCTGCCGGAAGGAGTGAGAGAGGCATTTTTCGTATCCCCAGTCATCCATGGGCATATGGCTCTTTTTATCATTGGAGAAAATGACGATCTTGAGGTGGATAATAAAACGGCTCTTGTCTACAAGCAGATTAAGGACCACGTGATGGAGATTTACGGTTATCCAGTGGCATTTGGCATCAGCCGTACCTTTCATAAGCTGACTCATACAGGCAGAGCCTACGAGGAATGCTCTGAAGCGCTTCACAGCAAGAACCATGACCGCAATGAGAATGGTTCTTCTCTGGTCCTTTACGATGATTATTCTCTCATGGATCCGGCTGGCAATGTCTACGATATGATTATGGAAGATGAACTGATCCACTCGGTGGACAGCTTAAATGAGGAAGAGGCAAAAAGGCTTTTGGAGCTGATTATGGGCAGAATGGAGATGAAAGGCGCCTCCGGTATGGAGCGGACGTTCTATATTACCAGGCTGCTTACGGCTGTCCTTGATATACCAGCCAGAGCCTCCCTGTCCCTTACGGATCTCTTTGGAAGTGACCAGTATAACGTGCTGACAAAGGCTTCTAATGTATACGGGCAGAAAGAGCTGGTCTCATTTATAATGGAAGAGATATTGAATCCTGTGATGACAGCCCTTTCAGAGGCGAGAGCTGCTGGCTCTTCTGATATTGTTAAAGAAGTAACGAGAATGATCAAAGACAAGAACGGAAATATAAGCCTGAATGAATGTGCCGATGCCTTAAGCTATCATCCCAATTATATCAGCAGGGTCTTAAAAAAAGAAAAGGGATTGTCATTTACAGACATGGTCAATGAAGAAAAGCTTAAAATAGCAAAGTATATGCTTTTGACTTCCACAGACTCTATCGCCGATATTTCAGCCAGATTAAATTATAATAACGTCCAGAATTTTATCCGCTTTTTTAAAAACCAGGTGGGGACAACCCCTTCCGCTTACCGGAAAGAGCATAAAGAATAG
- a CDS encoding DUF1961 family protein: MNHTAGYIKLIEEKLIYDNPLSNEEDIKGFILEGKARISFENNTMCLKNELDHGMGQQANYVLWCPEEFPENIKITWEFKPITDEGLCILFFGASGNGGKDLFDPSLSKRTGEYPQYHSGDMDAFHISYFRRKEPDERSFHTCNLRKSRGFHLVAQGADPIPGANDCNDFYRMEVRKYSRNIRFSINGLEIFEFDDDGILFGELIRGGKIGFRQLAPLTAEYRNFKVYALC, translated from the coding sequence ATGAATCATACAGCAGGATATATTAAGCTGATTGAAGAGAAACTAATCTATGACAATCCCCTTTCCAACGAAGAAGATATCAAAGGTTTTATTCTGGAGGGGAAAGCCAGAATAAGCTTTGAAAACAATACCATGTGTCTGAAAAATGAACTGGATCATGGAATGGGGCAGCAGGCTAATTACGTACTATGGTGCCCGGAGGAATTTCCGGAAAATATAAAAATAACCTGGGAGTTTAAGCCCATCACCGATGAAGGACTCTGCATTTTGTTTTTTGGAGCATCCGGGAATGGGGGAAAGGATTTATTTGACCCGTCTCTTTCAAAGAGGACAGGGGAATATCCCCAGTATCACAGTGGAGATATGGATGCCTTTCATATTTCATATTTTAGAAGAAAGGAACCGGATGAAAGGAGCTTTCATACCTGCAATTTAAGAAAAAGCAGAGGTTTTCATCTTGTGGCCCAGGGGGCAGATCCCATCCCGGGGGCAAATGACTGCAACGATTTCTATCGTATGGAAGTCCGCAAATACAGCCGCAACATCCGGTTTTCCATTAACGGCCTTGAAATTTTTGAGTTTGACGATGATGGTATCTTATTTGGAGAGCTGATAAGGGGTGGAAAGATTGGCTTTCGCCAATTAGCACCGCTGACAGCAGAATATCGTAATTTTAAGGTGTATGCGCTATGTTGA
- a CDS encoding HD-GYP domain-containing protein: MQMQYTQTISNQSILGIIRRFCSYIDTRLTEHGTHVAYIIFRMIRKTGQYSHEELRDICFAAQIHDIGAFKTEEVSRMLQFETKDVWNHSFYGFLFVHYFSPLKELAPAVLLHHIGWKHLKDQDHLSDKLKDLAQLIHIADRIDVSMSLGHMTWEDTFRALEQGTDTIFAPHILELASLLDFKGTLDEEWRQDKEYADFLTQIPLSGDEITAYLKMLVFIIDFRSHYTVTHTIATTSISYELGQLAGFSEEQLNLVLCGSLLHDLGKIAIPVDILESPGKLNKEAMTIMRTHVDHTEEIFGGLIDDSIVRIALRHHEKLNGTGYPKGLTAKELTSEERLVAVADIISALTGTRSYKEPFPKDRIRTILINMKRDGHLDSEIVDMAVWNLDQILDMTKIRCRPVLNIYEKLWKEYDQFLELKSGHDKIRFALSIQEPISPVLWP, encoded by the coding sequence ATGCAAATGCAATACACACAAACGATAAGCAACCAGAGTATTCTTGGAATTATCCGTCGTTTTTGCAGCTATATAGACACTAGACTTACAGAACATGGCACGCACGTAGCCTATATCATTTTCAGAATGATAAGGAAAACAGGACAGTATTCCCATGAAGAGCTTCGGGACATCTGCTTTGCAGCACAGATTCATGACATTGGAGCATTCAAAACAGAGGAAGTTTCAAGGATGCTACAATTTGAGACGAAAGACGTATGGAATCATTCCTTCTATGGGTTTCTTTTTGTCCATTATTTTTCTCCTTTAAAAGAGCTGGCACCCGCAGTGCTTCTTCATCACATCGGCTGGAAACACTTGAAAGACCAGGATCATCTAAGTGATAAGCTAAAGGATCTGGCACAGCTGATACATATCGCCGACCGGATTGATGTATCCATGTCCTTAGGGCACATGACCTGGGAAGATACCTTTCGTGCTTTAGAACAGGGAACGGATACTATATTTGCCCCTCACATATTAGAGCTTGCATCTCTTCTTGATTTTAAGGGCACCCTTGACGAGGAATGGAGACAGGATAAAGAATACGCAGATTTTTTAACCCAGATCCCTTTATCCGGAGATGAAATTACCGCATATCTAAAGATGCTTGTTTTTATTATTGACTTTCGAAGCCATTACACCGTGACTCATACCATAGCCACCACCAGCATCAGTTACGAGCTTGGACAACTGGCAGGTTTCTCGGAGGAACAGCTGAACCTGGTCTTATGCGGGTCTCTGCTTCATGATTTAGGTAAGATTGCAATCCCCGTTGATATTTTGGAATCTCCAGGAAAATTAAACAAAGAAGCCATGACGATCATGAGAACGCATGTGGACCATACCGAAGAAATCTTTGGGGGCCTGATTGACGATTCCATTGTCCGCATCGCCCTGCGCCATCATGAGAAATTAAACGGGACAGGATATCCAAAAGGCCTTACCGCCAAAGAGCTTACGTCAGAGGAGCGACTTGTGGCGGTTGCAGACATCATAAGCGCCCTTACAGGAACCAGAAGCTATAAAGAGCCTTTTCCTAAGGACCGCATACGGACCATACTGATCAATATGAAACGAGATGGCCATCTGGATTCTGAAATTGTAGATATGGCTGTCTGGAATCTGGACCAGATTCTTGATATGACAAAGATACGATGCCGTCCGGTTCTTAACATTTATGAAAAGCTTTGGAAGGAGTACGACCAATTCTTAGAGCTGAAATCCGGTCATGACAAAATACGGTTTGCCCTTTCCATTCAGGAGCCGATATCCCCAGTCCTATGGCCATAA
- the tyrS gene encoding tyrosine--tRNA ligase: MTIYEELKARGLIAQVTNEEEISKMVNEGKAVFYIGFDPTADSLHVGHFMALCLMKRLQEAGNKPIALLGGGTGMIGDPSGRSDMRQMMTIETIQHNCDCFKKQMSRFIDFSEGKALMVNNADWLMELNYIDMLREVGPHFSVNRMLTAECYKQRMEKGLSFLEFNYMIMQSYDFYELFNRYGCNMQFGGDDQWSNMLGGTELIRRKLGKDAHAMTITLLLNSEGKKMGKTQSGAVWLDPEKTSPFDFFQYWRNVADADVLKCLRMLTFLPIEQINEMDHWEGSQLNQAKEILAYELTKLVHGEEEAEKSLKSAKELFAGGNAADMPAWEMEEADFVDGSVDILTIVQKSGLAPTRSEARRNVEQGGVTVEGEAVTDVKTLFTKEQLSGEGVVVKRGKKKFVRVFVK, from the coding sequence ATGACGATTTACGAAGAACTGAAAGCCAGGGGATTGATTGCCCAGGTAACCAATGAGGAAGAGATCAGCAAGATGGTCAATGAAGGAAAGGCTGTATTTTACATCGGCTTTGATCCAACGGCTGACAGCCTTCACGTAGGCCATTTTATGGCACTGTGTCTGATGAAGCGTCTTCAGGAGGCAGGCAATAAGCCAATCGCATTGCTGGGAGGCGGAACCGGTATGATCGGTGATCCTTCCGGAAGAAGCGATATGCGCCAGATGATGACCATTGAGACCATTCAGCATAACTGTGACTGCTTTAAAAAACAGATGAGCCGTTTTATTGATTTCTCAGAAGGGAAAGCTCTTATGGTCAACAATGCAGACTGGCTGATGGAGCTTAATTATATTGATATGCTTCGTGAAGTAGGACCTCATTTTTCTGTGAACCGTATGCTTACGGCAGAATGCTACAAGCAGCGTATGGAAAAGGGACTCAGCTTCCTGGAGTTTAACTACATGATCATGCAGAGCTATGACTTCTATGAGCTGTTTAACCGCTATGGCTGTAATATGCAGTTCGGCGGTGATGACCAGTGGAGCAATATGCTTGGCGGTACCGAGCTGATTCGCCGTAAATTAGGCAAGGACGCACATGCCATGACCATTACCCTTCTTTTAAATTCCGAAGGTAAGAAGATGGGTAAGACTCAGTCCGGCGCTGTGTGGCTTGATCCGGAAAAGACATCTCCATTCGATTTCTTCCAGTACTGGAGAAATGTAGCCGATGCCGATGTATTAAAATGCCTCCGCATGCTCACCTTCTTACCCATTGAGCAGATCAATGAGATGGATCACTGGGAAGGAAGCCAGTTAAATCAGGCAAAAGAGATTCTTGCTTATGAGCTGACGAAGCTGGTACATGGAGAAGAGGAAGCGGAAAAATCCTTAAAGAGTGCAAAAGAGCTGTTTGCCGGCGGCAATGCGGCAGATATGCCTGCATGGGAGATGGAAGAAGCTGACTTTGTAGATGGAAGCGTTGATATTCTTACAATCGTACAAAAGTCTGGTCTGGCACCAACCCGTTCCGAGGCAAGACGTAACGTGGAACAGGGCGGCGTAACCGTAGAAGGTGAAGCAGTGACCGATGTAAAGACTCTCTTTACAAAAGAGCAGCTCTCCGGAGAAGGTGTGGTTGTAAAACGTGGAAAAAAGAAATTTGTAAGAGTATTTGTAAAATAA
- a CDS encoding sensor domain-containing diguanylate cyclase codes for MFLDALQSYYAPAIALLVFAVMVITDKLFSKRIKRLFLWEVGLIFLVIADTWADYCFSGLSTGEGVKLRTLTTFIHFAISPCLPMILVLIYETEDSKRFPRWFYLPMAINIVFSILSIWMGFIFRVSRENIYTRGPLFFITFVVSVFYLLSLIYCSARQRGKPNRKAETVFLLLFLIVIGFAIMVEIMFHLHFLVWSASEAFVILYFLLMTTQKILYDPLTGTYNRIAYEKQLEKINGHSECTMAMIDLDNLKNINDEFGHSSGDAAICSVASAILKTKGKHMWLYRFGGDEFVLLSNRLNADEMKKILKAAQKQCEEIQGIRPCFSYGVAEYRLGDDLNHTILNADLDMYRHKKNLKDI; via the coding sequence ATGTTTTTGGATGCACTGCAATCATATTATGCCCCTGCCATTGCTCTTTTGGTTTTTGCGGTAATGGTGATTACAGACAAGCTTTTTTCAAAACGAATCAAAAGGCTGTTCCTTTGGGAAGTCGGCCTGATCTTTCTGGTGATAGCAGATACCTGGGCAGATTATTGTTTCAGTGGCTTATCTACGGGAGAGGGGGTTAAGCTTAGAACCTTGACAACGTTTATTCACTTTGCCATAAGTCCCTGCCTGCCCATGATCCTTGTGCTCATCTACGAGACGGAAGATTCCAAACGGTTTCCCAGATGGTTTTATCTTCCTATGGCCATAAATATAGTATTTTCCATTTTAAGCATCTGGATGGGGTTTATTTTTCGTGTAAGCAGAGAAAATATATATACAAGAGGTCCCCTGTTCTTTATTACCTTTGTGGTCTCTGTCTTTTACCTGTTATCTCTTATTTACTGTTCCGCAAGGCAGAGGGGAAAGCCAAACCGCAAGGCGGAGACGGTGTTTTTACTTCTTTTTCTAATTGTGATTGGATTTGCCATCATGGTAGAGATTATGTTTCATTTGCATTTTTTGGTATGGAGTGCTTCGGAGGCATTCGTTATTCTATATTTTCTGCTTATGACGACACAGAAGATCCTGTACGATCCGCTTACCGGCACCTATAACCGGATTGCCTATGAAAAACAGCTGGAGAAAATAAACGGTCATTCAGAATGCACCATGGCGATGATCGATCTTGACAACTTAAAGAATATCAATGATGAATTTGGACATTCCAGCGGAGATGCTGCAATCTGCAGCGTTGCTTCCGCCATATTAAAGACAAAAGGAAAGCACATGTGGCTGTACCGCTTTGGGGGAGATGAATTTGTTCTCTTAAGCAACCGGTTAAATGCAGATGAGATGAAAAAAATCTTAAAAGCTGCCCAGAAGCAGTGTGAAGAGATTCAGGGAATTCGTCCCTGTTTTTCCTATGGTGTGGCGGAATACCGTTTGGGTGACGATCTGAATCATACGATTTTAAATGCTGATTTAGATATGTACCGGCACAAAAAGAACTTAAAGGACATTTGA